Proteins encoded by one window of Eremothecium cymbalariae DBVPG#7215 chromosome 1, complete sequence:
- the SEC53 gene encoding phosphomannomutase SEC53 (similar to Ashbya gossypii ABR236W) has protein sequence MSQDFSHKERSDILVLFDVDGTLTPPRLTISEEVKEILKELREKVVIGFVGGSDLAKQVEQLGPTVLNDFDYCFSENGLTAYKLGNQLASQSFINWIGEEDYNKFASFVLKYLSSIELPKRRGTFVEFRNGMVNISPIGRNATTAERNEFEEYDKKHQIRAKFVEALKKEFSHLSLTYSIGGQISFDVFPTGWDKTYCLRHVENAGFKEIHFFGDKTSKGGNDWEIYEDPRTIGHAVSTPKDTIRILKELFNL, from the coding sequence ATGTCCCAAGATTTTTCTCATAAAGAGAGAAGTGACATTTTAGTCCTTTTCGATGTTGATGGTACTTTGACTCCCCCAAGGCTCACTATCtctgaagaagttaaagagattttgaaggaattgaGGGAAAAGGTCGTTATAGGATTTGTGGGTGGTTCTGATTTGGCTAAACAAGTAGAGCAATTGGGTCCTACAGTCTTGAATGACTTTGATTACTGTTTCTCAGAAAACGGTTTAACTGCTTATAAACTAGGAAACCAGTTGGCTTCCCAGTCTTTTATTAACTGGATTGGTGAGGAAGATTACAACAAGTTTGCTTCCTTTGTGTTGAAGTATTTATCCTCTATCGAGTTGCCAAAAAGAAGAGGCACCTTTGTAGAGTTCAGAAATGGAATGGTTAATATATCACCAATTGGTAGAAATGCTACCACTGCAGAGAGAAATGAATTTGAGGAATACGATAAGAAGCACCAAATCAGAGCTAAATTTGTTGAGGCGTTAAAGAAAGAGTTTTCTCACTTGTCTTTAACTTACTCCATTGGTGGCCAAATCTCTTTTGATGTCTTCCCAACTGGTTGGGACAAAACTTATTGCTTGCGTCACGTTGAAAACGCTGGGTTTAAGGAAATCCATTTCTTTGGGGATAAAACCTCAAAGGGTGGCAATGATTGGGAAATTTATGAAGACCCAAGAACCATTGGACATGCCGTGTCAACTCCAAAGGACACCATTAGAATTTTAAAagaattgttcaatttgTAG